In the Methanobrevibacter sp. genome, TTCCTCATCTGGAGAAAATAATTACAGATTTATGATTATCCTAGGTTATATATTTGCAATATTAGGCAGTGTGCTTGGCTTCATTTTTGCCATCTATCTGATTACAAGAAAAGATGCAAATGCTAAAAAGCATGGATTAATCCAATTAATAGTGTTAATCGCTGAATTTGCACTTATTGGCTTTTTAATATTCACTGGACAAATGGATCCGAATATCATTTTAAATCCATTCAATACCACCAATATGACCAATATGAGCCAGCTTTATAATTCAAGCGCTATGAACATGAGTGGTTCCAGCAATATTTCCAGCATATTTGGTTTTAAAATATAAACCATTTTCCTTTTTTTACTTAACACAAAAAATAGATTATTAAGAATCAAAAAATAGCTCTTTTTTAAAAAATAATTAAAAATAGAAAAGAAATAATAAAATAAAATCTCTTTTTTAAAAATTTAAAAATAAAAATAAAA is a window encoding:
- a CDS encoding zinc ribbon domain-containing protein, giving the protein MAAIQCPRCGKINDGTTDFCIYCGTIYEEYNAEEDDSNFFFIPTGGGKKQKVKFNPMPDNSSSGENNYRFMIILGYIFAILGSVLGFIFAIYLITRKDANAKKHGLIQLIVLIAEFALIGFLIFTGQMDPNIILNPFNTTNMTNMSQLYNSSAMNMSGSSNISSIFGFKI